In Microbacterium sp. No. 7, the genomic window AGCGCCTCCTGGAACCACTCGTGCTGGTCGGACGTGTGGTTCGGCACGATGTCGACGACGATGCGGATGCCGGCGGCGTGCAGCGCCGCGATGAGCGCGTCCATGTCGTCGAGCGTGCCCAGCCGCGGGTCGACGTCGCGGTAGTCGGCCACGTCGTACCCCCCGTCCGCGAGGGCGGAGGGGTAGAAGGGGCTGAGCCAGACGGCATCCACGCCCAGCTCGGCGAGGTAGTCGACGCGCGAGAGGATGCCGCGGATGTCGCCCAGGCCGTCGCCGTCGGAGTCGGCGAAGCTGCGCGGGTAGACCTGATAGACGACGGCCTGGCGCCACCACGGAGCGCTCATGTCAGCCCTTCACCGCGCCCTGCGTCACGCCCTCCATCACCCAGCGCTGCGTGAACAGGTAGGCGATGATCGCCGGCGCCATCGCCATCAGGTACGACGCGAACGAGATGTTGTAGTTGTTGCTGAACTGCGTCTGGAAGATGTTCGCGCGCACCGGCAGGGTCGTGAGCGCCGGGTCGGAGATGATGAGCGACGGCATCATGAAGTCGTTCCACGCATACAGGAACGCGAAGATGCCGACCGTCGCGCTCATCGGCGCGAGCAGCGGGAAGATGAGCTTCCAGAACGTCTGCCACGTCGTCGCGCCGTCGATGCGCGCGCTCTCCTCCAGCTCGAGCGGGATCGAGCGCAGGAACGCCGTGAACAGCAGCACCGAGAAGCTCAGCTGGAACATCGTCGCGAGGATCACGACGCCCACGGGGTTGTCGAGGCCGAACTGTCCCGTCAGCTGGATCTGCGGCAGCGCCACGACGGGGAAGGGGATGAACATCGCCGCGAGCAGGTAGAAGAACGAGTAGCGGAAGAACCGGTTGTCCCAGTTGCGCACGATCGCGTACGACGCGAACGCGGCGAGGAAGATCGTCGCGGCCACGGTGCCGGCCGTGACGAACAGCGAGATCGCGGCGCCGACGGGGAAGTTGGTCAGGTTCCACGCCGCCACGAACCCGTCGATGCTGAACGGGGCGGGGAGCGCGAACGCCTGGCTCGTGTCGCGCGCCTGCTCCTGCGTCTTGAACGCCATCGAGATCGTGACGTACAGGGGCAGCAGCACCGTGACGGCGCACAGGATGAGCACGATCGTGCCCGACCAGTTGACCCGCTCCATCTTGAAGCGCGGCTTGACGCCCTCGGTCGCGATCGTCGACGTCGTCATGATGGGTTGAGCGGTCATCAGAGTGCGTTCCTTCCGCGCGTCAGCGAGAGCTGCAGGATGGAGATGAGCACCGCGATGATGAAGAAGACCGTCGCGTTGGCCATCTGGTAGGCGAAGTCGCCGTTCGTGAACCCGCCGATGATGGTCATGGCGATGCTGCGGGTGGCGGTGCCCGGTCCGCCGTCGGTGAGGCCCTTGATGATGTCGTAGGCGTTCAGGAAGCCCTTGAACCCGAGGATGAAGTTGATCACGACGTAGCCGAAGACGAGCGGCACGGTGATGCGCAGCAGGGTCTGGGTCTTGCTGGCGCCGTCGAGGTCGGCCGCCTCGTACACGTCGCCCGGGATCGACAGCAGCCCGGCGATGTAGATGAGCAGCGTGCCCGGGATCGCCTGCCACGCCGTCACGATGACGATCGCGATCCACGCGAGGTCGGGGTTGGCGAGGATGCTCACCTCGGGCCACGGCAGGCCCAGCAGGCCGTCGGGCGAGGTGAAGGAGTTGGAGAACAGGAAGTTGAAGACGTAGGCGATGATGATGCCCGAGATCACCATCGGGATCACGAAGATCGCGCGGAGGCCCGTCTTGAAGCGGATGCGGGAGGTCAGGCCGACCGCGAGCAGGAACGCGAGCACGTTGACCACGATCACCGTCACGAGCGAGAAGCCGATCGTGAACAGATAGCTCTGCAGCACGGCGGGGTCGCTGAACAGCGCGACGTAGTTCGTCAGGCCGATGAACTCCCAGTCGCCGATGCCGATGGAGTCGGTGAAGCTGTAGAAGATGCCGATGATGCCCGGGATCGTGATCGCCAGCGTGAAGATGACCAGCGTCGGCACCAGCATCCACCAGTAGACCGGCTCGATGCGGCGCTTCGCGTGCCGCGCCTTCCCCTGCGTGACGACGTTCGTTGTCGAAGACATGGTGAGAAACTCCTTCGTCTCTACTGGCGGAACGCGATGCGCGCGATGTCGGCGTCGATGGTGCGGAGCATGCGCGACGGGTCGCCGTCGTTCATCAGGTTCTGCATGTAGTTCATGATCGGAACCGAGCGGTGCACGAGCACCGACGCCCCCTGGTAGACCTTGCCCGCCTCGTAGGCGGCGTAGGCGCCCTCCATGCGGGGGTCGTCCACGGCGGGCGATCCCTTGGTGGGGGTGAATCCGAGCTGCGACTCGTTGTAGGCCTCGATGACCTCGGGCTGGTAGAGGTACTCGAGGAACGCCGTGGCCGCCTCCTTGTGCCGCGACGCCTCGGGGATCCAGGCGGCGAGGTCCATGTTCACGCGCACGGCGTTGGCGTCGGGGTCGTCGCTCATCGGCAGCGGGAACGTGCCGATGCGCTCGGCGGGGTCGATGCCCCCGTCCTCGAGGATCTTGGAGATCTCGACGATCGCCCACGGCCCCTGCAGGTACATCGCGCCCTTGCCGTTCGCGAAGTCGTAGTTGCCGTCGTTGTAGGCCTTGTTGTTGGCATCCTTGTTCGTGTACGTGTGGCCGAGCTCGCGCATCCGCTCGACGGGGGCGAGGAAGTCGCTCTGGAACGAGACCGGCGAGTCGGGGCCGATGTCGGTGCCCTGCTGGGCGAGCTGGTCGAAGAACGAGACGGTGTCGACCATGCCGCCCGTCGTGAAGTCGAACCAGCCCTGCCCGATGGTCCAGCCGTCCTTGAACGTGCCGTAGAACGGGTCGACGCCGTTCGCCTTGAGCGTCTCGCACACCTCGATGAGCTCGTCCCACGTGGTGGGGACCTCGAGGTCGTACTGCGCGAAGATCTCCTTGTTGTAGATCACGGCGGATGCCATGACCGAGTACGGCAGGGCGCTCGTGCGGCCCTCGCAGTGCCCGTACTGGTCCATCAGCACGTCGAGGCCGTCCATGATGCTCGAGGCCGCCGTCGTCTCGGAGAGGTCGCTGAGCACGCAGCGCTGCACGAAGCGCGAGGTCTCCATGTTGTAGTTGGCGAGCGCGATGTCGGGCGGGTTGCCGCGCACGAAGCTCGCCGCGACGGGGTCGACGCCCGACGTGTCGAGCACGACGTGCACGTCGTCCTGCGAGGCGTTGTACTCGTTCACGAGGTCGGTGATCCACGGGATCGCCTCGCGCTTGCTGAACGCGAAGCGGATCGTCTCGGCGCCGTCGGAGGAGCAGCCCGCGAGAGACGTCGCCGCCACCGCGGTGCCGAGCAGCGCGGCGAGCAGCCTGATTCGAGGTTTCGAGGCGAGGGGCATTGTCGTCCTTTCCGTCGCGGCAGTGCGAGGGGGTGTTCGCCAGTGATTTGATTCGTTGATCGAATCAATATCTAGGGGCAGTATGGCAGGACGTAGTTGGGGAGGTCAAGACCTGTGACGACGGTGCCCGCAGGCAAGAGCACGAGGCCGCCGAGCCTCGACGCGGTGTTCGCGCACGCGTGGGCGGCCGGCGGGTTCACGGCCGCCGACGCGATGGCATCCACGGGCCTCACCCGCTCGACGACGATCGAGGCGATGGACACGCTCGTCGAGCTGGGCCTGCTGCGCGAGCTGCCCAACGCGCGCGCCGTGGGCGACTACCGCAAGGGACGGCCGGCGCGGCGCTTCGAGCTGCGCGAGGACGCCGGCGTGCTCGTCGGCGTCGACGCGGGGCACGCGCACCTGACGGCGGTCGTCACCGACCTGCGCTCGCAGCGGCTCGGCATCCGCCGCACGACGCGCCAGGTCGACCGCGACGACGCGGCCGACCGGCGCGCCGCGATCGCCGACCTCGTCGACGACGCGCTGCGCGCCGCCGGACGCACGCGCGCCGACGTGCTCGCGCTGTGCGTGGGGGTTCCCGCGCCGGTCGACGAGTCGGGGCGGTCGCCGCACCACCGCCACCTGTTCTGGGACCGCATGAACCCGGGGCTCGCCGACGTGTTCCGCGCGTGGGCGCCGCTCGTGCGCGTGGACAACGACGCCTCGCTCGCCGCCGTCGCCGAGGGGAGCGTCGGCGCGGCCGTCGGATGCCGCAGCTACATCGCGCTGCTCGCCGGCGAGCGCCTCGGCTCGGGCGTCGTGATCGACGGGAACCTGCTGCGCGGGGCGCACGGGGGCGTCGGCGAGATGGTGGCGTTCGACCACGTCGAGGGCGTCGGCACCGCACGCGGCCTCGGCACGCGCGCCGCCGAGTGGGCCCTCGAGGCGATCGAGCGCGGGGACGTCACGGGGCCCCTCGCGGCGATCCCGCGCGACCGGCTCGACGGGCAGGCCGTGATCGAGCTCGCATCGCAGGGCGACCCCGACGCGCAGCGCATCGTGCACCGGGTCGGCGTCGTGCTCGCCCGCATCGTCGCGACGCTCGGGAGCATGTTCGACCCCGAGCGGGTGGTCGTCACGGGCGCGATCGCCGCCGGCGTCGCCGAGGTCGTCGCCGCCGCGCGCGAGGCGCTGCCCACCGGCATGGACCTGCCCGCGCCTGATCTCGCGATCTCGCAGCTCGGCGCCGACGTCGTCGTCACCGGTGCCGTCGCCGCCGCCGCCGCCCTCGCCCGCGACCGCCTGCTCGACGTCTGGACCCGCCCCGCGGCATGAGCGAATCCCTCCCCTCGCCCGCGCTCCCGCTGGTTGAGTAGCCGCCGCAGGCGGCGTATCGAAACCCGCGTAGCGCACCGTGAGAAGGGTCTCGATACACTCGCGGCTCCGCCGCGAGCACTCGACCAGCGGGACCAGGCGCCCCGGCACACCCCCGCACACCCTCACCCCCGCACACTCCCGCTGGTTGAGTAGCCGCCGCAGGCGGCGTATCGAAACCCGTCTAACGGTCCGTTACAAGGGTCTCGATACACTCGCGGCTCCGCCGCGAGCACTCGACCAGCGGGAATAGACCCCTCGCACCCGCACACCCGACCCCCCACCCCCGCTGGTTGAGTAGCCGCCGGAGGCGGCGTATCGAAACCCAGGTAACGGTCCGCGGGAAGGGTCTCGACACACCCGCGGCCCCGCCGCGAGCACTCGACCAGCGGGAATGGACGCACTCGCCCACCCCACTCCGCGGAGGGCGTCAGCGCACAGGCTGTGCGGGGCGCAGGGTGGCCGGGGCCGGGAACGGGAGGTCGTGATAGATCTGCGGGGCGCCGACGGCACCCCAGTCGTCCTTCTTCACGCGGATGCGGGCGGGCGAGACCTCCGCGATGCGCACGCGCAGCCATGAGCCGTCGTCGAGCTGCAGCTCGTAGATGTCGGCGAGGTAGCCGATGCCGAGCGCATCGAGGGCGTCCTCGGCGTCCAGCCAGTCCACCGCGTCCGTGCGGTCGCGTCCGAGCAGGTCGACGACGACGAACCCGTCGCCCTCGGGCCGCATCCACCCGAGCAGTTCGCCGTCGAGGCCCCGCCGATGCTCGATCCAGTCGCTCGTCACGCCCCCACGCTACCCGCGCCCGCCCCCGACACGGTGCCCTTCTCGCCGAGATGGTGGGTTTCTCGCCGACCTCGTGGGCACCATCTCGGTGAGAAACCCACCATCTCGGCGCAGAACCCGCCAGCTGGGCGCGGGGCCCGCCGGCGCGAGGAGCGCGGTCAGCGCGGGGCGGGCAGGGCGGCGGGGCGGCGGAGGAAGAGCACGGCGACGAGGCCGACGAGGATGACGGCGGCGGGGAGCAGCACCGACTGCGCCATCGCGGCGGAGAAGCCGTCGACCACGAAGGGCGGCAGGGCGCCCTCGCCGAAGCCGCCCTGCGCGTCGGCGGAGCCGGGCAGGTTGGCCTCGAGCCGGCTCTGCATGAACGCAGCGATCGACGCCGAGCCGACGACCGAGCCGATCGTGCGGGTCGTGTTGTAGATGCCCGCACCCGCGCCCGCCTGCCGCGGCGACAGGTTGCGCGTCGCGGTCGTCGCGAGCGGTCCCCACATGCCGGCGTTCCCGAGGCCCATGACCGCCGACGGCAGCAGGAACATCCACACCGGCGTGTCGACGTTCATGAGCGCCGCGTACCAGAACAGCGACACCGCGACGAGCGCGAGGCCCGGCACGAGCAGCATCCGCGGATCCACGCGGTCGAGCAGCCGTCCGGCAGGCGCCGCGAGCGCGCCCGAGACGACCGCCATCGGCACCATGAGCAGCGCGGACTCCGTCGGCGTGAGACCGCGCGCGAGCTGGATGAAGAACATGAGCGGCAGCGCCATGCTCGTCACGGTGAACCCGACCGTCGTGATCGCGATGTTCGCGACCGAGAAGTTGCGGTCGCGGAACAGCTCCAACGGCACGAGCGGCTCGCTGCGCGTGCGCGCCTGCGTCCACACGAACACCGCGAGCACGACGACCCCGCCGGCGATCATCGCCCACACCCACGGCGCCCAGTCGTAGTGCTCGCCCTCCTGCAGGCCGAACACGATCAGGAACAGCGCGATCGCGCTGAGCACGACTCCCACGATGTCGAAGCGGTGCGGATGCGTGCCAAGGTTCGGCACCAGCATCCATGCCAGCACGAAGCCGACGACGCCGACCGGCAGGTTGATGAAGAAGATCCACTCCCAGCCGAACGCGTCGACGAGCAGGCCGCCCGCGAGCGGCCCGACGAGGGTCGCGACGCCGGCCGTCGCCCCCCACAGTCCCATGGCCGCGCCGCGCCGCTCGGCGGGGAACGTGCGCGTGATGACGGCCATCGTCTGCGGCGTCATCAGCGCGGCGCCGACGCCCTGCACGGCGCGCATCGCGACCAGCATCCCGAGGGTGGACGACAGGCCGCAGCCGAGCGAGGCGATCGTGAAGATCGCGAGCCCCACGAGATAGATGCGCTTCGGGCCGAAGCGGTCGCCGAGGCGCCCCGTGATGAGCAGCGGCACGGCATAGGTGAGGAGGTAGGCGGATGTCACCCACACGACGTTGTCGAGGTTGTTCGTGCCGGGGTCGAGGGCCGCCTTGATCGCGGGGTTCGCCACCGACACGATCGTGGTGTCGACGAGGATCATGAAGAACCCGATGACGAGCGCCCACAGGGCGGGCCACGGGCTGCGCGGGGCGTCGGTCCTCTTCCGGGCGGCCGTGGTTCCGGTGGCCGGATTTCCGGTGGCCTGGTTCCCAGTGGTCTGGTTCATTGCGAGGTGCTCTTTCGATGGTCGGCGAGGAGCCGCAGCGTCTGCTCGGGCAGCTCTCGCGCGCCCCACGGCAGGGCGGGGTCGGCGAGGGCGGCGAGCAGGCCGTCGGTCCAGCGGAGATCGGCGTCGAGGAGCGCGCGATCGCGATCGCCCTCGACGAGGAACTGGTAGGGGATGCCGCGGGCGCCCGCCCGGGCGAGACCGGCGCGCAGCTGCTCCAGCTGTTCGGCGAGCGCGTCCCGGCGCGTGCGGAGGAGAGCGGCGACCTCGTCGCGCGGCAGCACGTGCGCCTCCGCCAGGGCGACCCGGAACTCCGTGCCCCGGTCGATGCGACCCAGCTCGCGCCGCACCCATGCCTCCGCGGCGGCGCGCCCGGCCTCGTTCAGCGCGTACGTCGTGCGCTCGGGGCGATTGCCGTCGCGCTCCGTGCCGACCTCGGTGATCAGGCCCGCCCCGCCGAGCCGGGCGACCGTGTGATAGAGGGCGCCGTGCGAGACGCGCACGAGGCGGTCGTCGCGGCGATGGCGGATGAGCCGCATCATCTCGTAGGGATGCATGTCGTCCTCGCGCAGCAGCCCGAGCACGACGATCCCGAGCGGGGTCAGGCGGGCGACGGCATCCGGCACGACATACTCCTTCTCGACTAGTCCACATGGACTATACCCCCGGAATCCGCTCATGGCATCCCCTTCAGGCGCCCTCGCCGTTCACAACTCAGGAAGAATGCCGCCCGGACGGCCGGATCGCGGGCCGCCCGGCCCGTTCTCCTGAATGGTGAACGATGCTCGGGGGCGGACGGCGTCGGGAGGCCGGGGCACCGGCGCGGCGGCGGCGCGGTCCGGGATAATGAGCGGGTGAGCGAACCCCTCGACCTGCCCGGCTGGACCCACGTGTACTCGGGAAAGGTGCGCGATCTGTATCGCCCCGAGAC contains:
- a CDS encoding carbohydrate ABC transporter permease, whose protein sequence is MTAQPIMTTSTIATEGVKPRFKMERVNWSGTIVLILCAVTVLLPLYVTISMAFKTQEQARDTSQAFALPAPFSIDGFVAAWNLTNFPVGAAISLFVTAGTVAATIFLAAFASYAIVRNWDNRFFRYSFFYLLAAMFIPFPVVALPQIQLTGQFGLDNPVGVVILATMFQLSFSVLLFTAFLRSIPLELEESARIDGATTWQTFWKLIFPLLAPMSATVGIFAFLYAWNDFMMPSLIISDPALTTLPVRANIFQTQFSNNYNISFASYLMAMAPAIIAYLFTQRWVMEGVTQGAVKG
- a CDS encoding carbohydrate ABC transporter permease; this encodes MSSTTNVVTQGKARHAKRRIEPVYWWMLVPTLVIFTLAITIPGIIGIFYSFTDSIGIGDWEFIGLTNYVALFSDPAVLQSYLFTIGFSLVTVIVVNVLAFLLAVGLTSRIRFKTGLRAIFVIPMVISGIIIAYVFNFLFSNSFTSPDGLLGLPWPEVSILANPDLAWIAIVIVTAWQAIPGTLLIYIAGLLSIPGDVYEAADLDGASKTQTLLRITVPLVFGYVVINFILGFKGFLNAYDIIKGLTDGGPGTATRSIAMTIIGGFTNGDFAYQMANATVFFIIAVLISILQLSLTRGRNAL
- a CDS encoding ABC transporter substrate-binding protein, which produces MPLASKPRIRLLAALLGTAVAATSLAGCSSDGAETIRFAFSKREAIPWITDLVNEYNASQDDVHVVLDTSGVDPVAASFVRGNPPDIALANYNMETSRFVQRCVLSDLSETTAASSIMDGLDVLMDQYGHCEGRTSALPYSVMASAVIYNKEIFAQYDLEVPTTWDELIEVCETLKANGVDPFYGTFKDGWTIGQGWFDFTTGGMVDTVSFFDQLAQQGTDIGPDSPVSFQSDFLAPVERMRELGHTYTNKDANNKAYNDGNYDFANGKGAMYLQGPWAIVEISKILEDGGIDPAERIGTFPLPMSDDPDANAVRVNMDLAAWIPEASRHKEAATAFLEYLYQPEVIEAYNESQLGFTPTKGSPAVDDPRMEGAYAAYEAGKVYQGASVLVHRSVPIMNYMQNLMNDGDPSRMLRTIDADIARIAFRQ
- a CDS encoding ROK family protein, coding for MTTVPAGKSTRPPSLDAVFAHAWAAGGFTAADAMASTGLTRSTTIEAMDTLVELGLLRELPNARAVGDYRKGRPARRFELREDAGVLVGVDAGHAHLTAVVTDLRSQRLGIRRTTRQVDRDDAADRRAAIADLVDDALRAAGRTRADVLALCVGVPAPVDESGRSPHHRHLFWDRMNPGLADVFRAWAPLVRVDNDASLAAVAEGSVGAAVGCRSYIALLAGERLGSGVVIDGNLLRGAHGGVGEMVAFDHVEGVGTARGLGTRAAEWALEAIERGDVTGPLAAIPRDRLDGQAVIELASQGDPDAQRIVHRVGVVLARIVATLGSMFDPERVVVTGAIAAGVAEVVAAAREALPTGMDLPAPDLAISQLGADVVVTGAVAAAAALARDRLLDVWTRPAA
- a CDS encoding DHA2 family efflux MFS transporter permease subunit encodes the protein MILVDTTIVSVANPAIKAALDPGTNNLDNVVWVTSAYLLTYAVPLLITGRLGDRFGPKRIYLVGLAIFTIASLGCGLSSTLGMLVAMRAVQGVGAALMTPQTMAVITRTFPAERRGAAMGLWGATAGVATLVGPLAGGLLVDAFGWEWIFFINLPVGVVGFVLAWMLVPNLGTHPHRFDIVGVVLSAIALFLIVFGLQEGEHYDWAPWVWAMIAGGVVVLAVFVWTQARTRSEPLVPLELFRDRNFSVANIAITTVGFTVTSMALPLMFFIQLARGLTPTESALLMVPMAVVSGALAAPAGRLLDRVDPRMLLVPGLALVAVSLFWYAALMNVDTPVWMFLLPSAVMGLGNAGMWGPLATTATRNLSPRQAGAGAGIYNTTRTIGSVVGSASIAAFMQSRLEANLPGSADAQGGFGEGALPPFVVDGFSAAMAQSVLLPAAVILVGLVAVLFLRRPAALPAPR
- a CDS encoding PadR family transcriptional regulator: MPDAVARLTPLGIVVLGLLREDDMHPYEMMRLIRHRRDDRLVRVSHGALYHTVARLGGAGLITEVGTERDGNRPERTTYALNEAGRAAAEAWVRRELGRIDRGTEFRVALAEAHVLPRDEVAALLRTRRDALAEQLEQLRAGLARAGARGIPYQFLVEGDRDRALLDADLRWTDGLLAALADPALPWGARELPEQTLRLLADHRKSTSQ